The Sorangiineae bacterium MSr11367 genome window below encodes:
- a CDS encoding DUF2236 domain-containing protein — protein sequence MIDVADTTSVPTRWHDPFDPAPWAKRVVWYFGSRGLRADHPFLRTLQEALLQGDPRMDEVVAWMERVGQAEARKLFETALRKGIGALDQEPPEPLARLFAQLDSVPAWVDKEKLRYACATIHRAGPANDYALGCGSLMSGYLSSAAVKPLMRTGALTGNAARRIVETGKFILDITESGDLGRHTAGFETTVRVRLLHAMVRAKLRRSPEWRTQEWGLPINQNDLLGTNLQFSVTYLLTLRFMGFLHSQRERDSIVHFWRYVGYLMGIDEHLLPRNFREATRYLRLVGTSQPDPDEDSRALAAALLDAPLGLALHPIVSRIVRVDRAFRAGLSRSIMGGVAADALGLPNDRWKYAVFALSPTVSALELMQRLVPGGRQAAVRVGRRVLRRKLGRALEATAGKRMHL from the coding sequence ATGATCGACGTTGCAGACACGACGTCCGTCCCCACGCGCTGGCACGATCCCTTCGACCCCGCGCCGTGGGCAAAACGCGTCGTCTGGTATTTCGGCTCGAGGGGCCTTCGCGCCGATCATCCCTTCCTGCGCACCTTGCAGGAGGCGCTGCTGCAGGGCGATCCGCGGATGGACGAGGTCGTCGCCTGGATGGAACGGGTCGGCCAAGCCGAAGCCCGAAAGCTCTTCGAGACCGCGCTTCGGAAGGGAATCGGTGCGCTCGACCAAGAGCCGCCGGAGCCGCTCGCGCGCCTGTTCGCTCAGCTCGATAGCGTTCCGGCATGGGTCGACAAAGAGAAGCTCCGATATGCGTGCGCCACGATCCACCGAGCCGGGCCGGCGAACGATTACGCATTGGGGTGTGGCTCGCTCATGTCGGGATATCTGTCCAGTGCGGCGGTCAAACCGTTGATGCGCACCGGGGCGCTCACGGGCAATGCCGCGCGACGCATCGTCGAGACAGGCAAATTCATTCTCGACATCACCGAGTCCGGCGACTTGGGGCGCCACACCGCGGGCTTCGAAACCACCGTGCGCGTGCGGTTGCTCCACGCCATGGTGCGCGCCAAATTGCGGCGCTCCCCCGAATGGAGAACCCAGGAATGGGGACTACCCATCAATCAAAATGACCTTCTGGGGACGAACCTCCAATTCTCCGTCACGTACCTGCTGACCCTGCGCTTCATGGGCTTCCTCCACTCGCAACGCGAGCGCGACAGCATTGTGCACTTTTGGCGCTACGTGGGATACCTCATGGGGATCGACGAGCACCTCCTCCCGCGGAATTTCCGCGAGGCCACGCGCTACCTTCGATTGGTGGGCACCAGCCAGCCCGATCCGGACGAGGACAGTCGCGCCCTTGCCGCTGCGTTGCTCGACGCGCCGCTGGGGTTGGCGCTCCACCCGATTGTGAGCCGCATCGTCCGCGTCGACCGCGCTTTCCGTGCGGGGTTGTCGCGCTCGATCATGGGCGGCGTGGCGGCCGACGCCCTCGGGTTGCCCAACGACCGCTGGAAATATGCCGTTTTCGCGCTATCGCCCACCGTGTCGGCCCTCGAGTTGATGCAGCGCCTCGTCCCCGGTGGGCGGCAAGCCGCCGTGCGCGTTGGCCGGCGCGTCTTGCGCCGCAAGTTGGGGCGCGCCCTCGAGGCGACGGCGGGCAAGCGAATGCATCTGTGA
- a CDS encoding RidA family protein, with product MTLKCINPADLPPQQTYTQVVVATGNKLVFIAGQEPEDIHGNLVGRGNLAAQARQVYANLGRALAAAGARPDQVARITIYVVNYERDACLPIIEAARTSLFGAHKPADVVIGVTSLSPGYLIEVDAIAVID from the coding sequence ATGACGCTCAAGTGCATCAATCCCGCGGACCTGCCGCCGCAGCAAACGTATACCCAGGTCGTCGTTGCGACGGGCAACAAGTTGGTATTCATTGCGGGGCAGGAACCCGAGGACATCCACGGCAACCTCGTTGGCCGTGGTAATCTTGCCGCTCAGGCGCGCCAGGTGTATGCCAATCTCGGTCGTGCGCTTGCCGCTGCGGGGGCCAGACCGGACCAAGTCGCGAGGATCACCATCTACGTCGTCAATTACGAACGCGATGCATGTTTGCCGATTATCGAAGCTGCACGGACATCGTTGTTTGGTGCTCACAAGCCAGCGGACGTGGTGATCGGCGTAACGTCGCTATCCCCGGGCTACCTGATCGAGGTTGACGCGATAGCGGTCATCGATTGA
- the bioD gene encoding dethiobiotin synthase gives MARIFVTGIGTGVGKTMVSACVTEALSADYWKPVQSGLEDGTDTNTVQSLLSNATTVCHPEAYRLREPASPHLSARLEGTRIDEMLIVSAANGIRPSSGHLVIEGAGGLLVPLNENVFTLDLILALQAQVIIVAQNYLGSINHSLLTSRTLKACGVPVLGWIFSGEFHSNQDEIVRWSEYPLLGHIPQAQRVDAAFVREQARGLNPVLASVLRS, from the coding sequence ATGGCGCGAATCTTCGTAACGGGAATCGGAACCGGGGTCGGTAAAACGATGGTGTCGGCATGCGTGACGGAAGCGCTGAGTGCCGATTACTGGAAGCCCGTGCAGAGCGGACTCGAGGACGGGACGGACACGAACACGGTGCAATCCCTCTTGTCGAACGCGACGACGGTTTGCCATCCGGAGGCGTATCGCCTTCGCGAGCCGGCCTCGCCCCACCTTTCCGCGCGCCTGGAAGGCACCCGCATCGACGAGATGCTCATCGTCTCGGCCGCCAACGGCATCCGCCCATCCAGCGGGCACCTGGTGATCGAAGGCGCAGGGGGATTGCTCGTGCCGCTCAACGAGAACGTCTTCACGTTGGACCTGATTCTCGCGCTGCAGGCGCAGGTCATCATCGTGGCGCAAAATTATCTCGGGAGCATCAACCACTCGCTGCTCACCTCCCGCACGTTGAAAGCGTGCGGCGTCCCCGTGCTGGGGTGGATCTTCAGCGGCGAATTCCATTCGAACCAAGACGAGATCGTCCGCTGGAGCGAGTATCCCCTGCTCGGTCACATCCCCCAAGCCCAACGCGTGGACGCCGCCTTCGTTCGCGAACAGGCTCGCGGCTTGAATCCCGTTCTCGCGTCGGTACTCCGTTCCTGA
- a CDS encoding TetR/AcrR family transcriptional regulator, with product MRSRKIPRLSPKKVPQQARSRQMVGDILETAARLLVRGGYEALTTNHVADEAGVGIASVYEYFPNKQAIVAAVVTRVAEDVLDELQKALAEAAHANAKEGLALWLDAMFGAIERRRAILTVMVREIPFLWEIPAVQSLGERLLQLARGAGMLSRKPVVVAHYEAVAYLMTIMVRAAVLESVIRPPPHIPQAELRKTLTQLLTDLLA from the coding sequence ATGCGAAGTCGCAAAATTCCCCGCCTTTCGCCGAAGAAAGTTCCTCAACAGGCCCGTTCACGGCAAATGGTGGGCGACATCCTGGAGACAGCTGCTCGGCTTCTCGTGCGGGGTGGTTACGAAGCGCTGACCACCAACCACGTGGCGGACGAGGCAGGTGTGGGCATCGCCTCGGTGTACGAATATTTTCCCAACAAGCAGGCCATCGTGGCCGCGGTCGTCACCCGCGTGGCCGAAGACGTGCTCGACGAATTGCAAAAGGCACTGGCCGAGGCGGCGCATGCGAATGCCAAAGAGGGATTGGCCCTTTGGCTCGATGCAATGTTCGGCGCCATCGAGCGGCGGCGCGCCATCCTCACGGTGATGGTGCGCGAGATCCCCTTCCTCTGGGAGATCCCGGCCGTGCAGTCGCTCGGCGAGCGGCTGCTGCAACTTGCGCGCGGTGCCGGCATGCTCTCGCGAAAGCCGGTGGTCGTGGCCCACTACGAGGCGGTCGCGTACCTGATGACCATCATGGTGCGCGCCGCGGTGCTCGAATCGGTCATCCGTCCCCCACCGCACATTCCCCAGGCCGAGCTACGCAAGACGCTCACTCAGTTGCTGACGGATTTGCTCGCCTAG
- a CDS encoding tetratricopeptide repeat protein → MQGEERESSAWIDLAIAALDRGQAESALDYLRRALTLDPNDARAHALLSYALLAMRRINAALVEARTAVALGPDMSVAHLVMGDAWIAHRKPRKAHEHYETARNLDPAHPAPLRGLAKYESFFHRYDAAVALLESALALDPQDPETLVQLAQQHLLRGRLPEAEHFARTALEEQPEHSSALVIMGHTLLRRGEIQEARQHAAWALRSGGAGDAMLLLTAIKARENIFLGFWFRFNSVLSELGPKSMLILVAAYVTQRFLSLLLDDLGHAQLSDLVTYAWLGLCVYSWIAPGIFQRMLQRELATVRLRRDF, encoded by the coding sequence ATGCAAGGCGAAGAACGAGAATCCTCGGCTTGGATCGATCTCGCGATTGCCGCATTGGACCGCGGGCAAGCGGAGAGCGCGCTCGATTATCTGCGCAGGGCTCTCACCCTCGATCCGAACGACGCGCGGGCGCACGCCCTCCTCTCGTATGCGCTGCTCGCCATGCGCCGGATCAACGCGGCGCTGGTCGAGGCACGCACCGCCGTGGCGCTGGGGCCCGATATGTCGGTGGCCCATCTCGTCATGGGCGACGCGTGGATTGCGCACCGCAAGCCCCGCAAAGCGCACGAGCACTACGAGACAGCGCGCAACCTCGACCCTGCGCACCCGGCGCCCCTTCGCGGTTTGGCCAAGTACGAGTCGTTTTTCCATCGGTACGACGCCGCGGTGGCGCTCCTCGAATCGGCGTTGGCGCTCGATCCGCAGGATCCCGAGACCTTGGTTCAGCTCGCGCAACAGCACCTGCTGCGAGGCCGTCTTCCGGAGGCCGAGCATTTCGCACGAACGGCCCTCGAAGAGCAGCCCGAGCATTCGAGCGCGCTGGTGATCATGGGTCACACTCTCTTGCGACGTGGCGAAATTCAGGAAGCCCGCCAGCATGCGGCCTGGGCGCTGCGCAGTGGTGGGGCAGGGGATGCCATGCTCCTGCTCACGGCCATCAAAGCCCGCGAAAATATCTTTCTCGGCTTTTGGTTCCGCTTCAATTCCGTTTTGTCGGAGCTGGGCCCCAAATCGATGCTGATCCTCGTCGCCGCCTATGTGACGCAGCGGTTTCTATCGTTGCTCCTGGACGATCTGGGGCACGCCCAGCTCTCGGACCTGGTGACGTACGCATGGCTCGGCCTCTGCGTCTATTCCTGGATTGCCCCCGGCATCTTCCAGCGCATGCTCCAGCGCGAACTCGCTACGGTACGACTTCGTCGGGACTTCTGA
- a CDS encoding beta-propeller domain-containing protein — MRNRSFGFLAFSALSLGAVGIVPSACNTTGTPSYRSAYEACVASVPKPEIQVVSGNGATLQAGLVAGDADAADAVMRAAAVAEMKRAVDNAKYNALVSMRCSALSKGGDAYDSNGGSGAPVPAEDPGSPTNVSGTNNQVGGVDEADFVKNDGHYIYTATGSALHIVEAWPATSMREVGKVSLEGTPLKLFVAGDRALVYSSVQQQQPARGSRSMPSGGSSACTYGYGCDFSGDGTATTLSLFDITDRAHPKLLRAIKSSASLIAARRIGNAVHTVLGQRAFVPSYRLSPMGYAPTSEADVERAFAALKVENEKDMASLSMKDQLPTLDTGGGVGAITQLLQSTVPDGVAFTTVLSLDIANDSAPLNSVTVLSRAGAVYASAKALYMAVPHERGGYYGWFDDSAGLDEVSTVHKFAIGDGVLTTEYRASGTVKGRVLNQFSMDEKDDHLRIATTTGHLPSPTAHNTLSVLGQEGPALKVSGQIDDIAKGEDIRSVRFDGDRGFMVTFKKTDPLYAFDLSNPRAPVTMGELKIPGFSTYMHVMDQNHLLTIGYDANDHGDFAFFDGVLLQIFDVSNPKAPTLVHKTKIGTRGSSSEALSDHLAFNYFLPKGALALPMTICEGGGDGSYGTDMTFSGLMVYDVSLDRGFSLRGTVAHPNAEIGKGYNNGGCYNWWTNASSEVKRSIFMDDMVYSVSSSRIKANNLQTLAADVAEVSIR; from the coding sequence ATGCGAAATCGATCCTTTGGCTTTCTTGCCTTTTCGGCGCTCTCTCTGGGCGCGGTCGGAATCGTTCCCAGTGCGTGCAACACAACGGGGACTCCTTCGTATCGATCGGCGTACGAAGCCTGTGTCGCCTCGGTGCCCAAGCCGGAGATCCAGGTGGTCTCCGGCAATGGCGCGACCTTGCAGGCGGGACTCGTCGCCGGCGACGCGGATGCTGCCGATGCGGTGATGCGTGCGGCGGCCGTCGCCGAGATGAAGCGCGCCGTCGACAATGCCAAGTACAACGCCCTGGTGAGCATGCGCTGCTCGGCCCTCTCGAAGGGCGGCGACGCCTACGATAGCAACGGAGGCTCGGGGGCGCCCGTCCCTGCGGAAGACCCTGGTTCCCCCACGAACGTGTCCGGCACCAACAACCAAGTGGGGGGCGTCGACGAGGCGGACTTCGTCAAGAACGATGGGCACTACATCTATACGGCGACCGGCTCGGCGCTGCACATCGTGGAGGCCTGGCCGGCGACGAGCATGCGCGAGGTGGGCAAAGTTTCCCTCGAGGGCACGCCGCTGAAGCTTTTCGTCGCGGGCGATCGGGCCTTGGTGTACTCGTCGGTGCAGCAGCAACAGCCTGCCCGTGGTTCGCGATCCATGCCTTCGGGTGGAAGCTCGGCCTGCACGTATGGGTACGGTTGCGACTTCTCCGGCGATGGCACGGCGACGACCCTTTCGCTGTTCGACATCACCGATCGCGCCCACCCCAAGTTGCTGCGCGCGATCAAGAGCTCGGCCTCGCTGATTGCGGCACGGCGCATCGGCAACGCCGTCCATACCGTGCTCGGACAAAGGGCATTCGTGCCGTCCTATCGCCTCTCCCCCATGGGCTATGCCCCCACGTCGGAGGCCGATGTCGAGCGGGCCTTCGCGGCCTTGAAGGTCGAGAACGAAAAGGACATGGCCAGCCTCAGCATGAAGGACCAACTTCCGACGTTGGACACCGGCGGCGGAGTGGGGGCCATCACGCAGCTTTTGCAATCGACGGTGCCGGACGGCGTCGCCTTCACCACCGTCTTGTCGCTGGACATCGCCAACGACAGCGCTCCGCTGAACTCCGTGACGGTGTTGAGCCGCGCCGGTGCCGTGTACGCGTCGGCGAAGGCGCTCTACATGGCCGTTCCGCACGAGCGTGGGGGCTACTACGGGTGGTTCGATGACTCGGCCGGCCTCGACGAGGTGTCCACCGTGCACAAATTCGCGATTGGCGATGGCGTGCTCACCACCGAATACCGCGCGAGCGGCACGGTGAAGGGGCGCGTGTTGAACCAATTCTCGATGGACGAAAAGGACGACCACCTCCGCATCGCCACCACGACGGGGCACCTTCCCAGTCCGACCGCGCACAACACGTTGTCCGTTCTCGGGCAGGAGGGGCCGGCGTTGAAGGTCTCGGGCCAAATCGACGACATCGCCAAAGGCGAAGACATTCGCTCCGTGCGGTTCGACGGCGATCGAGGCTTCATGGTGACGTTCAAGAAGACCGATCCGCTCTATGCCTTCGACCTCTCCAACCCGCGCGCGCCGGTCACCATGGGCGAGTTGAAGATCCCGGGTTTCTCCACGTACATGCACGTGATGGATCAGAATCACCTTCTGACCATCGGCTACGACGCCAACGACCACGGTGACTTCGCCTTCTTCGATGGCGTGCTTCTGCAGATCTTCGACGTTTCGAATCCGAAAGCGCCAACGCTGGTGCACAAGACGAAGATCGGCACGCGTGGTTCCAGCTCCGAGGCGCTGTCCGATCACCTCGCCTTCAACTACTTCCTCCCGAAGGGCGCCCTCGCATTGCCGATGACCATCTGCGAGGGGGGCGGTGACGGCAGCTATGGTACCGACATGACCTTCAGTGGCCTCATGGTCTACGACGTCTCGTTGGACCGTGGCTTTTCCCTGCGGGGCACCGTCGCGCACCCCAACGCGGAAATCGGCAAGGGGTACAACAACGGCGGTTGTTACAACTGGTGGACCAACGCTTCGAGCGAGGTCAAACGCAGCATCTTCATGGACGACATGGTGTACAGCGTCTCGTCGTCCCGCATCAAAGCGAACAACCTGCAAACCCTCGCCGCCGACGTGGCCGAGGTCTCGATTCGTTGA
- a CDS encoding siderophore-interacting protein encodes MATGQTLLGKMLGRLFFRHATATSVHEVSAHFRRVEFRGEALRNAGWAAGDKVQVFLQDIGMRTYTPLSWHEARGTTEFLLYAHGDGPGSRWTRGIRQGDACQFFGPRRSLSVREDEPIFLVGDETAFAVAHAFKASMRAGSVHAAFEVTSRPEAEGVLRQVGLADAECFERTPEDLHLDGVCGSIRRAVAARPDTRLVLTGRAQSIQWIRARLKRDGLRAPSTVKPYWSVGKRGLD; translated from the coding sequence ATGGCAACCGGTCAAACGCTCCTCGGAAAGATGTTGGGACGTCTCTTCTTTCGCCACGCGACCGCAACCTCAGTGCACGAGGTGTCGGCCCATTTTCGTCGTGTCGAATTTCGCGGGGAGGCGTTGCGAAACGCCGGCTGGGCGGCGGGGGACAAGGTCCAAGTGTTCCTGCAGGACATCGGCATGCGCACCTACACACCGCTGTCGTGGCACGAGGCACGCGGCACCACCGAGTTCCTACTCTATGCGCACGGAGACGGCCCTGGGAGCCGTTGGACGCGCGGCATTCGTCAGGGCGACGCGTGCCAATTCTTCGGCCCGCGCCGCTCCTTGAGCGTGCGCGAAGACGAACCGATTTTTCTCGTCGGAGACGAAACCGCATTTGCCGTGGCGCACGCCTTCAAGGCATCGATGCGCGCGGGGTCGGTGCACGCGGCATTCGAAGTGACATCGCGCCCCGAAGCGGAGGGCGTGCTCCGCCAAGTGGGCCTCGCCGACGCGGAGTGTTTCGAACGCACGCCGGAAGACCTGCACTTGGATGGCGTCTGTGGATCCATTCGGCGTGCCGTCGCAGCGCGCCCAGACACGCGCCTGGTGCTCACCGGCCGCGCGCAGTCGATCCAATGGATCCGCGCGCGCCTCAAACGCGACGGGCTTCGTGCCCCGAGCACGGTGAAGCCGTATTGGTCCGTGGGCAAGCGCGGGCTCGACTGA
- a CDS encoding class I SAM-dependent methyltransferase yields the protein MNNSSLNSPRVTSTVERILRTAEAVDAEITPRAFAHIKATGGVKDDQVVAHLLRDAYMAIDMPTAKFLYNVVRARGAATVLEFGTSFGFSTIHLAAAVKDLGAGRVISTEQEPAKVAAARANLEEAGVADVVEILEGDALVTLANLEEPIDVLFLDGWKALYLPVLKLVESRLAPDAVVIADDLAIMPEKLAPYLDYVRNPKNAYSSVEIPLGDKLEFSVRAHA from the coding sequence ATGAACAACAGCTCATTGAACTCCCCGCGCGTGACCTCCACCGTCGAGCGCATCCTTCGCACCGCCGAAGCCGTCGATGCCGAGATCACGCCCCGCGCCTTCGCGCACATCAAGGCAACCGGCGGCGTGAAAGACGACCAGGTCGTTGCGCACTTGCTTCGCGACGCGTACATGGCCATCGACATGCCGACGGCCAAGTTCCTTTACAACGTGGTGCGTGCGCGCGGTGCCGCCACCGTGCTCGAATTTGGGACGTCGTTCGGATTCTCCACGATTCACCTCGCCGCCGCGGTCAAAGATCTCGGCGCGGGACGTGTCATCTCCACCGAACAGGAGCCTGCGAAGGTTGCCGCTGCGCGCGCGAACCTCGAGGAGGCGGGGGTCGCGGACGTGGTGGAGATCCTCGAAGGCGATGCCCTGGTCACGTTGGCGAATCTCGAGGAGCCCATCGACGTGCTCTTTCTCGATGGTTGGAAAGCGCTTTACCTTCCGGTGCTGAAGCTGGTCGAGTCCCGCCTGGCACCCGACGCCGTGGTGATCGCCGACGATCTCGCCATCATGCCCGAGAAGCTCGCACCCTATCTCGATTACGTCCGCAATCCCAAAAACGCTTACAGCTCCGTGGAAATTCCGCTTGGAGACAAGCTCGAATTTTCCGTCCGAGCGCATGCGTAA
- a CDS encoding AAA family ATPase, with protein sequence MDDDTLASLRVALTASPNNVELLTLVASALVDRDQGEEAAKLVRAHGPASFELPAHKRVAARALAKVGDFETALGLLTSLDDADTLLQRARILHELGRPKEAVEAYRVAVEKNPTLEDLDLKARLGARVREFPASAAGERKLRVLSTANDDTDQSELARLLHPETKTVTFANVGGLNDVKKQIERRIIMPFQKPSLFQRFKKRVGGGILLYGPPGCGKTLLARATAGECKAAFFNVAIHDILDMYIGESERKLHAIFDKARSSTPAVLFFDELEALAGKRQHTREATSAKLVSQFLSEMDGFTQNNSGVLILGATNVPWAVDAAFRRPGRFDRVLFVPPPDQEARGAIIRQLLDARPTDGAIDADAIAGKTSGFSGADLEHLVEMASDEAIEASLDSGGEVPISQRHVLTALRDVKPTTLEWLTTARNYARYANEGGQYDEVLDFLKRHGKD encoded by the coding sequence ATGGACGACGATACGCTGGCTTCCCTTCGCGTTGCGCTCACCGCAAGTCCGAACAATGTCGAGTTGCTCACCCTCGTCGCGTCGGCCCTGGTCGACCGCGATCAGGGCGAGGAGGCAGCCAAATTGGTGCGGGCGCACGGCCCCGCGTCGTTCGAACTTCCCGCGCACAAGCGGGTGGCGGCGCGCGCGTTGGCGAAGGTGGGGGACTTCGAAACGGCGCTCGGGCTGCTCACGTCGTTGGACGACGCCGACACCCTGCTCCAGCGGGCGCGCATTCTGCACGAGCTCGGTCGCCCCAAGGAGGCCGTGGAGGCCTATCGGGTCGCGGTGGAGAAGAATCCCACCCTCGAGGATCTGGATCTCAAGGCGCGCCTGGGGGCACGCGTTCGGGAATTCCCGGCCTCGGCGGCTGGCGAGAGAAAGCTACGGGTGCTGTCCACCGCGAACGACGACACCGATCAATCCGAGTTGGCGAGGCTGCTCCATCCGGAGACGAAAACGGTGACGTTCGCCAACGTGGGCGGTTTGAACGACGTCAAAAAGCAGATTGAACGGCGCATCATCATGCCGTTTCAAAAGCCGTCGTTGTTCCAGCGGTTCAAGAAGCGAGTGGGCGGCGGGATTCTGCTGTATGGGCCGCCCGGCTGCGGAAAAACGCTGCTTGCGCGCGCGACGGCGGGGGAGTGCAAGGCGGCGTTTTTCAACGTGGCCATTCACGACATTCTCGATATGTACATTGGAGAATCCGAGCGGAAGCTCCACGCCATTTTCGACAAGGCGCGATCGAGCACGCCCGCGGTTCTCTTCTTCGACGAGCTTGAGGCGCTGGCGGGCAAACGCCAGCACACGCGCGAGGCCACGAGCGCCAAGCTGGTGAGCCAGTTCCTCTCGGAAATGGATGGTTTTACCCAGAACAACTCGGGTGTCCTCATTCTGGGCGCGACCAACGTGCCCTGGGCGGTGGATGCTGCGTTTCGACGCCCGGGGCGATTCGACCGCGTGTTGTTCGTGCCGCCGCCGGATCAGGAGGCCCGCGGTGCCATCATTCGGCAGCTTTTGGACGCGCGCCCCACCGACGGGGCCATCGATGCGGACGCCATTGCAGGAAAGACGAGCGGCTTCTCCGGTGCCGATCTGGAGCACCTCGTGGAAATGGCGAGCGACGAGGCCATCGAAGCCTCGCTGGACAGCGGCGGCGAGGTGCCGATTTCGCAACGCCACGTGCTGACGGCGTTGCGGGACGTGAAGCCGACCACGCTCGAGTGGCTGACCACCGCGCGCAATTACGCGCGGTACGCCAATGAGGGCGGGCAATATGACGAGGTGTTGGACTTTCTCAAGCGGCACGGCAAAGATTGA
- the aceK gene encoding bifunctional isocitrate dehydrogenase kinase/phosphatase — protein MSASFYIARAILDGFDKHYRLFRETTGRAKERFERADWEGGRAAAFARIDMYDQRVREAVEVLGDRFPDLGLDDTLWQSIKLAYVGLLHDHKQPECAETFYNSVATRVLDRRYHSNEYIFSRPAVSTEHLDGDEPTYRPYYTADLGEAFRQILRSFNLKNPFQDLERDIQRMLRAVEEHFPEGWDRQPNFQIQALRSLFFRNKAAYIIGRVLNGNVLIPLMVPILRDEQGRLFVDALLLDKRSIGRVLSLNHVYFMVDMEVPAAYVSFLETVVPQRPRGELYTMVGLQKQGKTLFFRDLQQHLKHSTDTFVLAPGTKGMVMLVFTLPSLPCVFKIIRDWFEPPKDTDRNMVLDRYQLVKHHDRVGRMTDALEFTHVAFPRERFSAEVLEEMERVAPSNVSIEGDRIVLKHIYVERRLVPLDMYIQDAGDEQLRDVIREYGEAVKDLARANIFPGDLLTKNFGVTRYGRVVFYDYDEICYLTDCRFRSMPKPRDDDEEMANEPWFAVEPNDVFPEQFPMFLFPEGRMRQIFLAEHRDLAQARFWIERQAHIREGLEEEVFPYGESHRFANRDQKGG, from the coding sequence GTGAGCGCAAGCTTTTACATCGCAAGGGCCATCCTCGACGGGTTCGACAAGCACTACCGGCTCTTTCGTGAAACCACGGGGCGCGCCAAGGAGCGCTTCGAGCGCGCCGACTGGGAGGGGGGGCGCGCGGCAGCCTTCGCGCGCATCGACATGTACGACCAGCGCGTGCGCGAAGCCGTCGAGGTGCTCGGCGATCGCTTTCCCGATTTGGGGCTCGACGATACGCTTTGGCAGTCGATCAAGCTCGCGTACGTGGGGCTCTTGCACGACCACAAGCAGCCTGAGTGTGCGGAGACCTTCTACAACTCCGTGGCCACACGCGTGCTCGATCGCCGTTACCATAGCAACGAGTACATCTTCTCCCGCCCGGCCGTCTCCACCGAGCACCTCGATGGGGACGAGCCCACGTACCGCCCGTACTACACGGCCGATCTTGGCGAGGCCTTCCGCCAGATTCTTCGGAGTTTCAACTTGAAGAATCCATTTCAAGATTTGGAGCGCGACATCCAGCGGATGCTGCGCGCCGTGGAGGAGCATTTTCCGGAGGGCTGGGATCGGCAGCCGAATTTCCAGATTCAAGCCCTTCGTTCGCTCTTCTTTCGCAACAAGGCGGCTTACATCATCGGCCGCGTGCTCAATGGCAATGTTCTCATCCCGCTGATGGTCCCCATTCTGCGGGACGAGCAAGGCCGCCTCTTCGTCGATGCCTTGCTGCTCGACAAACGGAGCATCGGGCGCGTGCTCAGTTTGAATCATGTCTATTTCATGGTCGACATGGAGGTGCCTGCGGCCTACGTCTCCTTTCTCGAGACCGTGGTGCCGCAGCGCCCGCGGGGCGAGCTCTATACGATGGTGGGCCTGCAGAAGCAGGGTAAGACCCTGTTCTTCCGCGACCTGCAGCAGCATTTGAAGCACTCGACGGACACCTTCGTGCTGGCGCCCGGAACGAAGGGCATGGTCATGCTCGTCTTTACGCTGCCGTCGCTGCCGTGCGTCTTCAAGATCATCCGCGACTGGTTCGAGCCGCCCAAGGACACGGATCGCAACATGGTGTTGGACCGATACCAGCTGGTCAAGCACCACGACCGCGTGGGGCGCATGACCGATGCGCTGGAGTTCACCCACGTGGCCTTCCCGCGCGAGCGCTTCAGCGCCGAGGTTCTCGAGGAAATGGAACGCGTTGCGCCATCCAATGTCTCCATCGAGGGCGACCGCATCGTGCTCAAACACATTTACGTGGAGCGCCGCCTGGTGCCGCTGGACATGTACATCCAGGACGCAGGCGACGAGCAACTCCGTGATGTCATTCGCGAATACGGCGAGGCGGTCAAGGACTTGGCGCGCGCGAACATCTTTCCGGGCGATCTTCTGACGAAAAACTTTGGCGTGACGCGGTACGGGCGGGTCGTCTTTTATGATTACGACGAAATTTGTTATCTGACCGATTGCCGCTTTCGCAGCATGCCCAAACCGCGCGACGACGACGAAGAGATGGCCAACGAGCCATGGTTCGCGGTCGAGCCGAACGACGTATTTCCCGAGCAGTTTCCCATGTTCCTTTTTCCGGAAGGGCGCATGCGGCAGATCTTTCTCGCCGAGCATCGAGATCTCGCCCAGGCTCGTTTTTGGATCGAGCGCCAAGCCCATATCCGCGAAGGCCTCGAGGAAGAGGTATTTCCCTATGGCGAAAGCCATCGATTTGCCAACCGCGATCAAAAGGGTGGGTAA